In Saprospiraceae bacterium, a genomic segment contains:
- a CDS encoding PD40 domain-containing protein, with translation MRYLSILFLFVLMNGLSGQESRLLRFPTISNDQIAFSYAGDLYSVSANGGTARKLTSHIGYEMFARFSPDGKNIAFSGQYDGNTEIYLIPAQGGEPKRLTYSATLNRDDLSDRMGPNNLCIGWKNNEQIIYRSRWREHNDFRGQLYLCNIKGGLSEQLPFNHGGFCSYSPDKNKLAYNHVFREFRTWKRYTGGMADDIRIFDFATKKSEKITDNIHQDIIPMWVGDKIYYLSARESRMNLFSYDTKTKQTKKVTQFKDYDCKFPSHNGQWIVFENGGYIYKLNTTTDKAEKISIQIADDFATGRNKLTSVKQNISSWDIGPDGNRAVYVARGDVFTVPLKNGVIRNLTQSSGSHDRNASWSPNGKHIAYISDVTGEDEVYLMAPDGKSAAIQLTKNGDNYKYGLQWSPDSKKILYSDRKQGLYAVDVDSKVIMLLHTSAIFEISQYNWSPDSRYVCFTNPEKKNNSSILIYDFESKKTNAVTEYWFQSNSPVFSSDGKYLFFTSERSFSPRYNNLEWNHAYFDLTKIYMVTLSKETPHPFEPKSDEVSVKEDKDKKDKKGDKEGMKADAADSTIKKSSIDFDGIFNRTIEVTSVAGNYFGLESSGEKLYYFRSTVSDRMKWFVYDLKTQKETELSADVNGYSFTPDKKKVMVSSKGNQYIVDAPSGKLNLENALDLNDLKVNIDRKAEWNQIFNECWRQMRDYVYDPNLHGVDWKGLKKTYAELLPYVNHRADLTYVIGELIGELNLGHSYVGGGDYPKADRIPMGLLGAHVSRDASGYIKIDKILKGENWSKTVRSPLAEIGLNVKAGDFILAVNGVSTKDVNDFFELLVGTAEKQVRLTVNTTAKMEGSREITIIPIADESNLYYYNWVQSNIERVQKATNGRVGYLHIPNMGPDGLNEFVKYFYPQLIKEAIIIDDRGNGGGNVSPHIIERLRREPVQVVVSRNGTPSFEPVEQIIGPKVALIDEYSASDGDIFAYRFQKHKMGPVIGKRSWGGVVGIRGSLPIVDGGYLNRPEFSRYNLEGTKWIMEGHGVDPDIVVENDPYESYLGADKQLDKAIEVIMGLMKDNTYKEPAPPPFPKK, from the coding sequence ATGCGTTACCTATCCATTTTATTTTTATTTGTACTTATGAATGGCTTATCGGGTCAGGAATCCCGATTACTTCGGTTTCCGACCATTTCCAATGACCAGATCGCCTTTAGTTATGCCGGTGATTTATATTCCGTATCAGCCAACGGGGGCACAGCCCGAAAATTGACCAGTCATATAGGTTATGAAATGTTTGCACGTTTTTCTCCCGACGGTAAGAACATTGCATTTTCTGGTCAGTACGATGGCAATACCGAAATTTATTTAATTCCAGCGCAAGGTGGAGAGCCTAAAAGATTAACTTATTCTGCAACTCTTAATCGCGATGATCTTTCGGACCGCATGGGTCCCAATAATCTTTGCATCGGTTGGAAGAATAATGAGCAAATCATTTACAGAAGTCGCTGGCGCGAACACAATGATTTTAGAGGTCAATTGTATTTGTGCAATATTAAAGGTGGATTATCTGAACAACTGCCCTTCAATCACGGAGGTTTTTGTTCGTATTCACCAGATAAAAATAAGTTAGCTTACAATCACGTATTTAGGGAATTCCGCACCTGGAAAAGATATACAGGTGGTATGGCAGATGATATCCGGATTTTTGATTTTGCGACCAAGAAAAGTGAAAAAATTACAGACAACATTCATCAGGATATCATTCCTATGTGGGTTGGCGATAAAATCTATTATTTATCTGCAAGAGAGAGCCGGATGAATTTATTCAGTTATGATACGAAGACCAAACAGACTAAAAAGGTAACTCAATTTAAAGATTATGACTGTAAATTTCCTTCTCATAACGGACAATGGATCGTTTTTGAAAACGGCGGCTACATTTATAAATTAAATACCACGACCGATAAAGCTGAAAAAATAAGCATTCAAATTGCGGATGATTTTGCTACCGGTAGAAATAAATTGACTTCAGTAAAACAAAATATTTCTTCATGGGATATCGGTCCTGATGGAAATCGCGCAGTTTATGTAGCCAGAGGCGATGTTTTTACAGTGCCTCTAAAAAATGGAGTGATTCGCAATCTAACGCAATCTTCCGGAAGTCATGACCGAAATGCAAGTTGGTCTCCAAATGGAAAACATATTGCTTACATCAGCGATGTTACCGGTGAAGATGAAGTATATCTGATGGCACCGGATGGAAAATCTGCGGCCATACAACTCACTAAAAACGGGGATAATTATAAATACGGTTTGCAATGGTCGCCAGATTCAAAGAAAATTTTATACTCAGATCGCAAACAGGGTTTATATGCAGTTGATGTTGATAGTAAAGTAATAATGCTCCTTCATACATCAGCCATTTTTGAAATATCCCAATACAATTGGTCTCCAGACAGTCGCTATGTATGTTTTACAAATCCGGAAAAAAAGAATAACTCTTCCATTTTGATCTATGATTTTGAATCAAAGAAAACAAATGCAGTGACAGAATATTGGTTCCAGTCAAATTCTCCTGTTTTTAGTTCAGATGGAAAATATCTGTTTTTTACATCTGAGAGAAGTTTTAGTCCGCGGTACAATAATTTGGAATGGAACCATGCTTATTTTGATTTGACTAAAATTTATATGGTCACTTTAAGTAAGGAAACTCCGCATCCTTTTGAACCGAAATCTGATGAAGTATCTGTGAAAGAAGATAAAGACAAAAAAGACAAAAAAGGAGATAAAGAAGGAATGAAAGCAGATGCTGCAGACAGCACGATCAAAAAATCCAGCATTGATTTTGACGGAATTTTCAACAGAACGATTGAAGTGACTTCAGTGGCAGGAAATTATTTTGGATTGGAATCATCGGGCGAAAAACTGTATTATTTCAGATCTACTGTCAGCGATCGCATGAAATGGTTTGTGTATGACCTGAAAACGCAAAAAGAAACAGAATTGAGTGCTGATGTAAATGGTTATTCATTTACTCCCGATAAAAAGAAAGTGATGGTATCTTCCAAAGGCAATCAATATATCGTAGATGCTCCATCAGGTAAATTGAATTTGGAAAATGCTTTAGACTTAAATGATTTAAAAGTCAACATTGATCGCAAAGCAGAATGGAACCAGATTTTTAACGAATGCTGGAGACAGATGCGCGATTATGTATATGACCCAAATCTGCATGGAGTTGATTGGAAAGGTTTAAAGAAAACGTATGCAGAATTATTGCCTTATGTGAATCATCGTGCAGATCTCACATATGTCATTGGTGAGCTCATTGGTGAATTGAATTTAGGGCACTCCTATGTTGGTGGTGGCGATTATCCTAAAGCAGATCGCATACCTATGGGTTTATTAGGCGCACATGTGAGTCGGGATGCTTCCGGCTATATTAAAATAGATAAAATCCTAAAAGGCGAAAACTGGAGTAAAACGGTGAGATCTCCTTTAGCTGAAATAGGTTTAAATGTAAAAGCCGGAGATTTTATTTTGGCAGTAAATGGTGTTTCTACAAAAGATGTAAATGATTTCTTTGAGCTCCTCGTGGGCACTGCAGAAAAACAGGTTCGCCTGACCGTCAATACTACAGCCAAAATGGAAGGTTCGCGGGAAATTACCATCATTCCTATCGCCGATGAAAGTAATCTCTATTACTACAATTGGGTGCAATCGAATATTGAAAGAGTCCAGAAAGCCACAAATGGCAGGGTCGGATATTTACACATTCCCAACATGGGACCCGATGGTCTGAATGAATTTGTAAAATACTTTTACCCACAGCTTATCAAAGAAGCCATCATCATTGATGACCGCGGAAATGGAGGTGGGAATGTTTCTCCACATATCATTGAGCGATTGAGAAGAGAACCGGTGCAGGTTGTCGTATCCCGCAATGGAACTCCATCCTTTGAACCTGTCGAACAAATCATTGGCCCTAAAGTAGCCTTAATCGATGAATACTCTGCAAGTGATGGCGACATTTTTGCATATCGCTTTCAGAAGCATAAAATGGGTCCCGTCATTGGCAAAAGATCCTGGGGTGGTGTCGTAGGTATTCGTGGTAGTTTACCGATTGTAGATGGTGGCTATTTAAATCGCCCGGAATTTTCGCGTTATAATTTGGAAGGAACAAAATGGATCATGGAAGGTCACGGAGTAGATCCTGATATTGTCGTAGAGAATGATCCTTATGAATCTTATTTGGGCGCAGACAAACAATTAGACAAAGCGATTGAAGTTATTATGGGATTGATGAAAGACAATACCTATAAAGAGCCAGCGCCGCCTCCATTTCCTAAAAAATAG
- a CDS encoding TonB-dependent receptor: MNLRLFLRAKVFIAFFLVFIITHLNAQFGSGAATNVTATYVGKFQGQVLDSISQQPVGFANIVIQEALEKKDVDGSLADEKGKFSIKELKNAKYNVIVTFLGYETKILGPFKINKDVYEYKLGNILLVPKAEVLSEVTVVGSKDLIENKIDRLVYNAEKDVTSRGGTAADVLRRTPLLTVDLEGNVSMRGSSNLKVLINGKPSSIMSSSIADALKMIPADVIEKVEVITNPGAKYDAEGTGGIINIVTKSKKIQGVSGSIYASAGSKSSSLGSNVNIRMGKIGFNANVGGYYWRGKGDTKVDRENFNVASDPFYLQIGNSSNNGGGLYTQLSADYDINPKNSLTLSTRFPLNRFANENDLTTYTGSQKINLPFLFERNSDVVNSTFGTDLNFDYRKTFDKDSDREFTFSGQYSYSNKNSDYETDQLDSLGVLNYRELGPNLSTNKEYTIAADYLHPFSKKINIEAGVKSIFRNVFSDIYYDTLNFATQTYLRDESRNNLFDYDQNVASAYGQITFPISDNLKARSGLRYEHTFINGLTISDGNNFENDYASWVPSGLLAYTFKDKSSLKFSYSRRIQRPSMFYLNPYVNYNDPTNISYGNPELQPEITESFEMSYSFAKDIKNATVSVYHKVTNDLIDNYRFIDTLGRTNATYNNLASSTSSGLSINGGIMKLGTIILNGTINLYYQKLESSQFTDVRNDAFSYSLNGFANVNITPTLGITFFGFVNSPKLTTQGKQSSWFVYSIGLRKDLWKKWAGSLLGSTIFSILK, translated from the coding sequence ATGAACTTAAGATTATTTCTTCGAGCAAAAGTTTTTATTGCGTTTTTTTTAGTTTTCATAATTACTCATCTGAATGCACAATTTGGAAGCGGTGCTGCTACAAATGTAACCGCTACTTATGTTGGCAAATTTCAGGGACAAGTTTTAGATTCTATAAGCCAGCAACCAGTTGGTTTTGCAAACATCGTCATTCAGGAAGCGCTCGAAAAAAAAGATGTGGATGGAAGCCTTGCAGATGAGAAAGGAAAGTTTAGCATTAAGGAATTAAAAAATGCTAAATATAATGTCATCGTCACTTTTCTGGGATATGAAACAAAAATTCTTGGACCTTTTAAAATCAACAAGGACGTCTACGAGTATAAATTGGGAAATATACTTTTAGTTCCGAAGGCTGAAGTTTTGAGTGAAGTCACAGTGGTGGGAAGCAAAGACCTCATCGAAAATAAAATTGACCGATTGGTTTACAATGCCGAAAAAGATGTGACCTCCAGAGGTGGAACTGCGGCAGATGTATTGCGAAGAACGCCATTACTCACGGTCGATTTGGAGGGTAATGTTTCGATGCGGGGAAGTAGCAATTTGAAAGTATTGATCAATGGCAAACCCTCATCAATCATGTCATCGAGCATTGCCGATGCCTTAAAAATGATTCCTGCAGATGTCATTGAAAAAGTAGAAGTGATCACCAATCCGGGCGCGAAATACGATGCTGAAGGTACGGGCGGTATTATCAATATTGTTACAAAATCCAAGAAGATTCAAGGAGTGTCCGGATCCATATACGCAAGTGCCGGAAGTAAGAGCAGTAGTCTTGGATCTAATGTCAACATCCGCATGGGTAAAATTGGTTTCAATGCCAACGTAGGGGGATATTATTGGCGTGGTAAAGGAGATACAAAAGTGGATCGCGAGAATTTTAATGTAGCCTCAGATCCATTTTATTTGCAGATCGGAAATTCATCCAATAATGGAGGCGGTTTGTATACGCAGCTTTCAGCAGATTATGATATCAATCCCAAAAATTCCCTGACACTTTCAACGAGGTTTCCATTAAACAGATTTGCAAATGAAAATGACCTGACCACATATACCGGATCACAAAAGATCAATTTGCCTTTTTTGTTTGAGCGCAATAGCGATGTCGTCAATAGTACTTTTGGAACAGATTTAAATTTCGATTACCGAAAAACTTTTGATAAAGATTCAGACCGGGAGTTTACATTTTCTGGCCAGTACTCTTATTCCAATAAAAACAGCGATTATGAAACAGACCAGTTGGATTCCTTGGGAGTATTAAACTATCGGGAATTAGGTCCTAATTTAAGTACCAATAAGGAATACACGATAGCTGCCGACTATTTGCACCCTTTTTCTAAAAAAATAAATATCGAAGCAGGTGTAAAATCCATTTTTAGGAATGTGTTCAGCGATATCTATTATGATACCTTGAATTTTGCAACACAAACATATTTGCGGGATGAAAGCAGAAATAATTTATTTGACTATGATCAAAATGTCGCATCTGCATATGGTCAAATTACATTTCCAATTTCCGATAATTTAAAAGCAAGAAGTGGATTGCGATACGAACATACTTTCATTAATGGATTGACGATTTCAGATGGCAACAATTTTGAAAATGATTATGCATCCTGGGTTCCTTCCGGTTTATTGGCTTACACTTTTAAGGATAAATCGAGTTTGAAGTTTTCATATTCTAGGAGAATTCAGAGGCCAAGTATGTTTTATCTGAATCCTTATGTTAACTACAACGACCCTACCAATATTTCCTATGGAAATCCGGAATTGCAACCCGAGATCACGGAGTCTTTTGAAATGAGTTACAGTTTTGCCAAAGACATCAAAAATGCAACGGTCTCTGTGTATCATAAAGTCACAAACGATCTGATCGACAATTATAGATTTATTGATACCCTCGGCCGAACCAATGCAACTTATAATAACCTGGCGAGCAGTACCTCTTCAGGTTTGAGTATTAATGGTGGCATTATGAAATTGGGAACTATCATCTTAAACGGTACCATCAATTTGTATTACCAAAAATTAGAAAGCAGTCAGTTTACAGATGTGCGAAATGATGCATTCAGTTACAGTTTAAATGGATTTGCAAATGTAAATATTACCCCAACGCTGGGAATTACTTTTTTTGGATTTGTTAATTCACCAAAATTGACGACCCAGGGAAAACAATCCAGTTGGTTTGTTTATTCGATTGGATTGCGCAAAGACCTTTGGAAAAAATGGGCGGGGTCTCTATTGGGGTCGACAATATTTTCCATCCTAAAATGA
- a CDS encoding DUF1761 domain-containing protein: MELNLLALILAAIAPMILGFIWYHDKVFGNAWLESIGMTKETMNAGNMLKIFGGFFVCSIILAFGLNIIATHDAFIAGALYYETNGAMEPDPNSESGKWMQYYLDKLAASNHTFQHVAFHGLLIGGIFITVPIIISDALFEHKGWEYVAIKAGFWLISLAVMGGILASMSL; the protein is encoded by the coding sequence ATGGAACTCAATTTATTAGCGCTGATTCTAGCAGCCATAGCACCTATGATTTTAGGATTTATTTGGTATCACGACAAAGTTTTTGGAAACGCCTGGTTGGAATCTATTGGCATGACTAAAGAAACTATGAATGCCGGAAATATGCTTAAAATTTTTGGCGGCTTTTTTGTTTGTTCCATTATTTTGGCATTTGGTTTAAATATTATTGCAACCCATGATGCATTTATTGCTGGTGCCCTTTATTACGAAACTAACGGGGCAATGGAACCGGATCCGAATTCTGAATCCGGAAAATGGATGCAATACTATTTGGATAAACTTGCTGCGTCCAATCATACTTTTCAACATGTTGCTTTCCATGGACTCCTCATTGGCGGAATTTTTATTACTGTACCCATCATCATTTCAGATGCTTTGTTTGAACACAAAGGATGGGAGTATGTAGCTATTAAAGCCGGCTTTTGGTTGATATCTCTCGCTGTTATGGGTGGGATTCTGGCGAGTATGAGCCTGTAA
- a CDS encoding TlpA family protein disulfide reductase — protein MKKRNLLFIYFLLLLQTNAQVGQIAPDFKVTDTHGDQHRLYDYLEKGKTVVLDFYFTTCIPCQYYSPQVNLVFKKYGCNKKDVVFIAIDYNDSNEEVKAYDAKYQIEYPSISGTEGGGNGVVDAYNVIGFPTFYVIDSSKKIVMEIDPPTLQVFDFRFNQLGLSPKDCELSATTSSSLTTGQNLHSNIIAGQVLTIVSFEPITHNQYLSVFDHIGRPIYTNKIIPAYSNHYDIILPELGKGYYYCTLNSTNGVQIKSVAFIKI, from the coding sequence ATGAAAAAGCGCAATTTACTATTCATATACTTTTTATTATTATTACAAACGAATGCACAGGTCGGACAAATTGCTCCCGATTTTAAAGTAACTGACACACACGGCGATCAACACCGACTTTATGATTATCTCGAGAAAGGCAAAACAGTGGTTCTCGATTTTTATTTTACCACTTGTATACCCTGTCAATATTACTCACCCCAGGTAAATTTAGTTTTTAAAAAATATGGGTGCAACAAAAAAGATGTCGTGTTTATCGCTATCGACTACAACGATTCGAATGAAGAAGTAAAAGCCTATGATGCCAAATACCAGATCGAATATCCATCTATCAGCGGAACTGAGGGTGGTGGCAATGGCGTCGTTGATGCCTACAATGTAATTGGGTTTCCCACTTTTTACGTCATTGATTCCAGTAAAAAGATTGTTATGGAAATCGACCCCCCTACCCTTCAGGTTTTTGATTTTAGATTTAACCAGCTTGGGCTATCGCCTAAAGACTGTGAGTTGAGTGCAACTACTTCTTCATCATTGACAACAGGCCAGAACTTACATTCAAATATCATTGCTGGACAAGTACTAACAATTGTTAGTTTTGAACCAATAACCCATAACCAATATTTATCTGTTTTTGATCACATAGGAAGACCCATTTATACAAATAAAATAATACCTGCCTATTCCAATCACTACGATATCATTTTGCCGGAATTAGGGAAGGGATATTATTATTGTACTTTAAATTCCACAAATGGAGTTCAAATAAAATCAGTCGCATTTATCAAAATCTAA
- a CDS encoding T9SS type A sorting domain-containing protein, with protein MSSIALSAQKWESLAPIPESFTFPVVAVANGKIHIMGGGGVGGATNKHYAYDPATNSWAAKANVPYMAQQPAGTSVNNKIHFFGGGFPNSGSPLNSHHVYDPLSDSWNAAANLTAPRAIHYAANLNEELYSLAGQGMTTLCQTYNAGTNSWTTKNPLPDGQFFYGAHVTSSNHIYRFCGGGYTAPHNRVHRYDAHNDSWTALTNFPARIHGFQGAAIGDQIFLAGGYYDFQERTEVYQFDTKAETVGQYPISLPIGVNYHNMVSLDSCIYVIGGNNAIDPNVKFQLLRLCPYKTTTKQSDEYSKIDFHAYMAGSILQLELPDLMLNQQTEVAIFNINGTPVFKNEFIAKAKNAIEINQLSLRNGMYLIQIKSKTTLGYSKIIHYLP; from the coding sequence ATGAGTTCAATTGCTCTAAGTGCCCAAAAATGGGAATCACTGGCTCCCATTCCCGAAAGTTTCACATTTCCCGTGGTAGCTGTGGCAAATGGTAAAATTCACATTATGGGCGGTGGCGGTGTAGGCGGAGCTACCAACAAACATTACGCCTACGATCCTGCTACAAATAGTTGGGCGGCGAAAGCAAACGTTCCCTATATGGCCCAGCAACCAGCAGGTACTTCTGTAAATAATAAAATTCATTTTTTCGGTGGTGGATTTCCCAATTCCGGTAGTCCATTGAATTCGCATCATGTTTACGATCCTTTGTCGGATAGCTGGAATGCTGCTGCAAATCTCACTGCGCCCAGAGCTATACATTATGCAGCCAATTTGAATGAAGAATTGTACAGCCTGGCCGGACAAGGAATGACCACACTTTGTCAAACTTATAACGCGGGGACCAACAGCTGGACTACAAAAAATCCATTACCAGACGGACAGTTTTTTTATGGTGCTCATGTTACTTCCAGCAATCACATATACCGGTTTTGTGGTGGCGGCTACACCGCTCCGCACAACCGCGTCCATCGTTATGATGCACATAATGACAGCTGGACTGCCCTGACAAATTTTCCTGCCAGGATTCATGGCTTTCAAGGTGCTGCCATTGGTGATCAGATTTTTCTGGCCGGTGGGTATTATGATTTTCAGGAAAGAACCGAAGTTTATCAATTTGATACGAAAGCAGAAACCGTCGGACAATATCCCATCTCGCTCCCCATTGGTGTGAATTATCACAATATGGTTAGTCTTGACAGTTGCATTTATGTCATTGGTGGAAATAATGCTATTGATCCTAATGTGAAATTTCAGTTGTTGCGTTTATGTCCCTATAAAACAACTACCAAACAATCCGACGAATATTCGAAAATAGATTTTCATGCTTATATGGCTGGCAGCATTCTTCAACTTGAACTTCCGGATCTTATGCTAAATCAACAAACTGAAGTTGCAATTTTCAATATCAATGGAACGCCGGTTTTTAAAAATGAATTTATAGCAAAAGCTAAAAATGCAATTGAAATAAATCAATTAAGCCTTAGGAATGGCATGTATTTGATTCAAATAAAATCTAAAACCACATTGGGCTATTCCAAAATAATTCATTACTTACCCTAA